Within Massilia endophytica, the genomic segment CGCCGATCTTGCCGAAGCTCTTGGCACGGTTTTCGTGGGTGGAGATGTCCGACGCATAGGCCGAGGCCACGGACATGCTGGCCGAGGAGGCGCCGCCGATCAGGCGTCCGATGAACAGGCAGGCAAGATTGGGCGCCCACGCCGTGGCCAGGAAGTTGAGGCTCATGCCCGCCATGGAGTACAGCAGCACGGGGCGGCGCCCCACGCGGTCGCTGATGGCGCCCAGCATGGGCATGAAGATGAACTGCATCAGGCCGAAGGTGGCGCCCAGGATGCCGTACCACATGGTCTGCTGGTCGCGCGCGGCGACGAACTCGCCCACCAGCAGCGGCAGCACCGGCACAATAAGGCCGATGCCGAGCATGTCGATGAAGATGCAGACGAGGATGAATTTCAGGTTGCCCGTGGGAGGCGCCGCCGTGGCGGTAACCGGGGTGCTTTCGATGCTGGAATCGCTCATGGAGTCGTGGTTCTGACGGGCAGCCCCGCCATTTCGGTTTCGTTCAATACAAACACCAGCCGCCCGTTCATGGCTTTGCTGATGCGGTTCATGGCCGGCCGCAGCGCCAGGTATTCCTGCGGCGAGCACCAGGCGCGCGGATTGTCGGACCGCACGCGGCGCGTCAGGCGGTAGCGCATGCCGTCGCGCGCATAGTGCGCGTCGAAGGAGATGCCTTCCTGCCGGATGCTGAGGTTCTTCGGCACATACAGCACGTGCATGGCGGCGGGCAGCTCGATTTCCATCTCGTCGTCCACCGTGAAGGGCTCGCACAGCGTGTCGTTGAGCCGCACCGGTTCCGTGAAGCGCGACACGATGGCATTCAGCGGCACCGGACCGCCCATGCCGGGCACGAAGGATAGCACGCCTGCCTCCGGCTGGCTGACGTAGTTGCGGATACGTTCGACGTAGCGGATGGCCAGCGCATCCGGCCGCGCCGCCGGCAGCAGCTGCAGGTCGCCATCGCCTTCGTAGCCGCCGCCCGCCATGGTGCGCTTGACCCAGTCCGCCTCGCCGCCGGGGCCAATGCTGTTGACGAACTGCCGCACCGCCACCGCGCTCTGGCCGAAGCCCGTGATCTCCGTGGTGCGCTGGGCCGATCCGTCCAGCGCCACTTTGAGCCAGACCTTGCGCTCGACCCGCATGCTGTCGGGCGAGGGCAGGGGCGTATGCTGCACGGCGCTGAAGCGGCGCGTGACCAGCACCGGCTTGCCCGCGTCGTTCTCGGGCAACAGGCCGAATGGCGTGGGCGTGTCGGTGGAGTCGAGGTAGAGCCCCAGCGAAGGAATGTAGGTGATGGCGTGGTTGAACCACATCACGGGTATCTCGGGCAGCTTGTAGTTCTCGCGGTCGGCCATCAGCAGCACGGGGGAGGCGGCTATGCCGCGCGCCGCCAGCATGGCTTCCAGCAGGGCCGCGTGGTCCTTGCAGTCGCCGTAGCGCCGCTGCAGCACCACGATGGCGTCGTTCGGCACCCAGCCGCCGTCGCCGACATAGCTCGCCACGTAGCGGATATTGTCGCGCACCCAGTCGTAGAGGCGGCGCGCCGTTTCGCGCTCGTCCTTCGTGCCAGCGGCCACTTCGTCCGCCAGGGCGCGGATTTCAGGCGTCACAGCGGCCTTGCTTTCCGCGTTCTTCTGGTAGCCGTCCGCAATGGCCTTCCAGTCCGCGAAGGTGGAGAGCATGAGGTGGGGCGTGCGCTGCCAGCTGTTGGCCACATTCGCTTCGGGGGTGACTGTGTCCTTGCTGCGGTAGGTCCAGCGCATGGTGCGCAGGCCGTCCGCGCTGCTGTCTTCGGCGAGGTGCAGGTCCTTCATCGCCACCTTCAGCGCGAGGCTGGCGGGATAGCGCACCACGATCTGGCTGTCGTCGCGGATCACGTCGCCCCGCATGAAGCTCTGGTGCGACATCCCTCCCGGCAGGTCCAGCACGTGGTGCACGATGCGGTAGCGGACGTGGATGGCGTCGCCCGCCGCCAGCTTGGGGAAAGTGATCTGCACCAGTTTCTTTTCCGGGAAGGAGATCCCACCCAGCATGCCGTCCTGGGTCTTGATGTCGGAAGGCGCCACCTTCACCGGCACGCCGTTGGCCGGAATGGTTTCCGCCTCCAGCAGTTCGAAGGTCTGCCGTCCCGCGCTGTAATGCAGGTATTGCTGGCCGAGCGCGGAGGCGCCGGATGCATCCACGGCCCGCCACAGGTAGTCCACCGTCTCTTCGTAGGTGCTGTCGGCGTTCAGTTTGATCTCGGTGCGTTCGCGCAGGGCGCGCACGTAGCCTTCGCCCGTCGCCAGCGCAGCGGGCGCCAGGGCCGCGAGCAGGAGAAGGGCGAAGAGGCGGCGCATCACGCGGCGCCCGACCATTCGGCCACGAAGCTGTCGCGGAAGGCATTCAGCGCCTTCAGCCGCTCCTCGCCCAGGCGCCGCCCGGCCGCTGTCTGCATGGTTCCGGGCAGCGTCGCCAGCTTGACGGCGATGTGATCGAGCGAATAGGCCTTGTCGTCCAGCGCACGGCCCGTGCCGAGGGGATCGTCCGGATGGGCGAGGGCGCAGCCCATGCGGCCCGCGGTATAGAACATGCGGGCCAGGCCGACGGCGCCCAGCGCATCCAGGCGGTCGGCATCCTGCACGATCTTCGCTTCAATGGTCTCTGGCTTCAAGGCGGCGGAGAAGCTGTGGGTCTCGATGGCATGGCCCACGCCTGCCAGCAGCGGGGCGGGAAAACCCTGGGCCAGGAGCTGGGTATGCGCAAGCCGGGCCGCCTGGCGCGAGGCGAGATGGCGTTCCGGATGGTTCTTCGGCAGGTTCACCAGGTCGTGGAGATAGCAGGCCGCCAGCACCACCAGCGCATCCGCTTCGGGATGCTGCTCCAGCAAGGCCTGGGCATTGCGCCATACGCGGTGCAGGTGGCTGGTATCGTGCGCGCCGTCGTCCCCCGCGGCCGCACTGGCCAGCGCAAGCAGACGCGGCTGCCAGTAGGCAAGCGTGTCGTTCATGGTTTTCCTTGGTTTCTCAGGCATTGTGGCATGAATGCCGGGTCTGCTCAAATTATCTTGGTGCAATATAACTTGGTTTGCGGTAATATTTATTCCATCGCTTTCAAGCCCTCAGGCACATCATGTCCAACGTTCAACACAGCGGCGCAGGCGCCGAATACCTCGCATTCACCCTCGGCCAGGAAGAATATGGCATCGACATCCAGAAAGTGAGTGAAATCCGCAACTACGAAGAGCCGACCCGCATTGCCAGCGCGCCGGAATTCGTGAAGGGCGTGATCAACCTGCGCGGGACCATCGTGCCCATCGTGGACATGCGCATCAAATTCAGGCTGGGGAAGGCGGAATACGGCGCTTTCACCGTAGTCATCATCCTGAACATCGGCACCCGCGTGGTGGGCATGGTGGTGGATGCGGTGTCGGACGTGACCACGCTGCAGCCGGAGCAGATCAAGGCCGCGCCGGATATGGGCTCTTCGCTGGACACCGACCATATCGTCGGCCTGGGCACCATCGACGACCGCATGCTGATCCTGGTCGATATCGACAAGCTGATGTCCAGCGCCGACATGGGCCTGCTGCTGGAAAAAATGGCTGCCTGATTACTGCGCCGCCGCGCGCTGCGACAGGCTGTCCGCCTCGCCGTTCCGGTGGCGCGGCACCCAGCGCAGCGCCACATTCCCCATTGCCGCTATCAGCGACACCGCCTTCGCGCGGTGCTCCGCCAGCACCGGCGCGCTGAATTCCTCCTCCATCAGCACATCCTGCACCACCACCTGGCTGTCTCCCGCCACCTGCAGTTCGCGCACGCCGCGTGCCGCCGCTGCCTCGAGCAGGGCGATCAGCGCCAGGTATTCGGCGTCGCTGCTGCTTCCCTGGCCCGCGCGCTCGCTGATCTCCACGTGCTCGCCAGCCGGCCCGCGCAGCACTGCGCCAATGCCAAGGCGGCCGGGATTCGGATGCGCCGAACCGTCGAACCAGCCGCGCCACGCGGTGGGCGAGGGCGCCGGTTTTTTCATCGACAGCTTCTCGGCGCGAGCCCTGGCCATCATCTGGGAACGTGGGGAATATATTGTTGACATTGTTGGTTCTTCTTGCAACACTTGCTCGGCACTTCCTGCCCATAATAACAAAGGAGATTCTTCATGCGTTCAATGCATCGTGCCCTCCGCCTGACCGCGCTGGCACTGCTGTTGCAGTCTGCATTTTTTGTCCACCCCGTAGTGGCCGCACCTGCCGCCAAGGCAAGCGCCAAAGCCCCGAAGAAGTATTCGATCGAACAATTCATGGCCACCACTTCAATCAGTGGGGCGTCCTTCAGCAACGACGAAAAGCAGGTTCTCTTCAACAGCAACGAGACCGGCATCTTCAACGTCTATACGATGCCGGTGGGCGGCGGCAAGGCGACGCCGCTGACCAAGTCGACCGTGGACAGCACCTTCGGCATCGGCTACTTCCGTAACGACGACCGCGTCCTCTTCACTCGCGACCAGGGCGGCAATGAGCAGAACCATCTTTACGTGCGCGAGCTCGATGGCAGCGAGAAGGACCTGACGCCGGGCGAGAAGCTCAAGGCCTCCTTCTTCGGCTGGCAGGAAGACGGCAATGCCTTCTTCGTGGTGACCAACGAGCGCGATCCCAAGTTCTTCGACGTCTACCGCTACGACGCGAAGAGCTATGCGCGCACGATGGTGTACAAGAACGAATCGGGCATGAACCCCTCGAAGATGAGCGGCGATGGCAAGTGGCTTACGCTGACGAAGATCAACACCACTTCC encodes:
- a CDS encoding DUF3857 domain-containing transglutaminase family protein, which encodes MVGRRVMRRLFALLLLAALAPAALATGEGYVRALRERTEIKLNADSTYEETVDYLWRAVDASGASALGQQYLHYSAGRQTFELLEAETIPANGVPVKVAPSDIKTQDGMLGGISFPEKKLVQITFPKLAAGDAIHVRYRIVHHVLDLPGGMSHQSFMRGDVIRDDSQIVVRYPASLALKVAMKDLHLAEDSSADGLRTMRWTYRSKDTVTPEANVANSWQRTPHLMLSTFADWKAIADGYQKNAESKAAVTPEIRALADEVAAGTKDERETARRLYDWVRDNIRYVASYVGDGGWVPNDAIVVLQRRYGDCKDHAALLEAMLAARGIAASPVLLMADRENYKLPEIPVMWFNHAITYIPSLGLYLDSTDTPTPFGLLPENDAGKPVLVTRRFSAVQHTPLPSPDSMRVERKVWLKVALDGSAQRTTEITGFGQSAVAVRQFVNSIGPGGEADWVKRTMAGGGYEGDGDLQLLPAARPDALAIRYVERIRNYVSQPEAGVLSFVPGMGGPVPLNAIVSRFTEPVRLNDTLCEPFTVDDEMEIELPAAMHVLYVPKNLSIRQEGISFDAHYARDGMRYRLTRRVRSDNPRAWCSPQEYLALRPAMNRISKAMNGRLVFVLNETEMAGLPVRTTTP
- a CDS encoding HD domain-containing protein, with amino-acid sequence MNDTLAYWQPRLLALASAAAGDDGAHDTSHLHRVWRNAQALLEQHPEADALVVLAACYLHDLVNLPKNHPERHLASRQAARLAHTQLLAQGFPAPLLAGVGHAIETHSFSAALKPETIEAKIVQDADRLDALGAVGLARMFYTAGRMGCALAHPDDPLGTGRALDDKAYSLDHIAVKLATLPGTMQTAAGRRLGEERLKALNAFRDSFVAEWSGAA
- a CDS encoding chemotaxis protein CheW, which produces MSNVQHSGAGAEYLAFTLGQEEYGIDIQKVSEIRNYEEPTRIASAPEFVKGVINLRGTIVPIVDMRIKFRLGKAEYGAFTVVIILNIGTRVVGMVVDAVSDVTTLQPEQIKAAPDMGSSLDTDHIVGLGTIDDRMLILVDIDKLMSSADMGLLLEKMAA
- a CDS encoding ribonuclease HI family protein; translated protein: MKKPAPSPTAWRGWFDGSAHPNPGRLGIGAVLRGPAGEHVEISERAGQGSSSDAEYLALIALLEAAAARGVRELQVAGDSQVVVQDVLMEEEFSAPVLAEHRAKAVSLIAAMGNVALRWVPRHRNGEADSLSQRAAAQ